A genomic stretch from Chitinophaga agri includes:
- a CDS encoding helix-turn-helix domain-containing protein, with protein MPSPVFNQQPFLHIQRLTEMTGKRPDDIGEETVEIYLVFTGEVTIHINRSLIVLEKNNLYCCYRNDMTDIEAAPGTAGYIIRFSKRLLYADDYELLSYDLSAFHALVLRNEVAQVDTAFLKEGKQICEMMYHEFRSDNDYRKQVLRGFLGIFLLHLIRTSSLFVYVRGSKRQHILMRKFNALLEQEFKNCKKVSCYANMLSVTPSYLNEIIKQVTGKSVGMHIRERVVLEAVRQAISRGASLKEVAYNLGFNDSAHFSKFFKNVAGMNFSDIKRSYYSEFLSLSSEKHMLSRMVHT; from the coding sequence ATGCCTTCACCTGTTTTCAACCAACAACCTTTCCTGCATATACAACGGCTAACAGAAATGACGGGTAAAAGGCCCGACGATATAGGAGAAGAAACCGTTGAAATATATCTGGTATTCACCGGCGAAGTAACGATCCATATCAACAGGTCACTGATAGTACTGGAAAAAAACAACCTGTACTGCTGTTATCGTAATGATATGACAGACATTGAAGCCGCCCCGGGAACAGCAGGTTATATTATTCGTTTCAGCAAACGGCTCCTTTACGCAGATGATTATGAATTACTCAGCTACGACTTATCTGCGTTTCATGCACTCGTACTGCGGAACGAAGTTGCACAGGTAGATACTGCTTTCCTGAAGGAAGGGAAACAAATATGTGAGATGATGTATCATGAATTCCGGTCTGATAACGACTACCGTAAACAGGTACTGAGAGGTTTCTTAGGCATTTTCCTGCTCCATCTGATCAGGACGTCGAGCTTATTTGTATATGTCCGGGGTAGCAAAAGACAGCATATACTCATGCGGAAATTCAATGCCCTGCTGGAACAGGAATTTAAAAACTGTAAGAAAGTATCCTGTTATGCGAACATGCTTTCTGTGACGCCCAGTTACCTGAACGAGATTATCAAGCAGGTAACCGGTAAATCTGTAGGGATGCATATAAGGGAAAGAGTTGTATTAGAGGCGGTGCGTCAGGCTATATCCAGAGGCGCTAGTCTGAAAGAAGTCGCCTACAATCTAGGCTTCAACGATAGCGCGCATTTCAGTAAATTCTTCAAGAATGTCGCGGGCATGAATTTCTCAGATATAAAGAGATCCTATTACTCAGAATTTCTCTCGCTTTCATCGGAAAAGCATATGCTATCAAGAATGGTGCATACTTAA
- a CDS encoding RagB/SusD family nutrient uptake outer membrane protein, translated as MKKYTYQLLLIIGLITIGSGCSKSRLDLVDQSAYAYDTYFTNISALNQATVASYATLLHPGLWAREYYYIFDLMGHEAKRASFLLGAEQELGDYSFGTNNADLSSLWSSLYRMIFRTNLVIDRAAAWNPTATTDRAKLNQYLAEVKFLRAYAYFHLVTLWGDVPLYTDYQTTLNNNYLSRSSSDDVWKQVEKDLTEAQATAELPTVYAAGELGRATKGAVTALLGKVYLYQGKWAAAQAEFEKLMGAPYQYKLDPSFDNVFSTTNQNSPENIFQVMNQQWTDWAIGSPYYMFGNGAEQVGRQTHSGRAMEYGWNDWKNVYISNAAVKAFTYPDPATGLPYTDPRAKSTFYGTAASGGETVYCQQCATGEKAYPFDASDPQGDYRWKKYEYYHLMEKYGDPKSPINGQVIRLADVMLMLAEAYIQQGNTGSAPLALIDSVRARSHAFLYNTLGDKTNAMKILMRERQLELCGEQLRYFDLLRWGIIKQTINMEKAAEPGTGTQPFQDKHLLFPIPDVEKNYNPNVAREIKNGWN; from the coding sequence ATGAAGAAGTATACATATCAGTTGTTGTTAATAATTGGACTAATAACCATTGGTAGCGGATGCAGTAAATCCCGCCTGGACCTGGTGGACCAGAGTGCTTATGCATATGACACCTATTTTACCAATATCAGCGCCCTGAACCAGGCAACCGTCGCCAGTTATGCTACACTGTTACATCCCGGATTATGGGCGAGGGAGTACTATTATATTTTTGATCTGATGGGACACGAGGCCAAGCGGGCCAGTTTCCTGCTGGGGGCAGAGCAGGAGCTGGGGGATTACAGTTTTGGCACCAATAATGCCGATCTCAGTTCTTTATGGAGTTCTCTGTACCGGATGATCTTCCGGACCAACCTCGTGATAGACCGCGCCGCTGCATGGAATCCTACGGCCACCACTGATCGTGCGAAACTAAATCAATATCTGGCAGAAGTGAAATTCCTGCGGGCATACGCTTATTTTCATCTTGTAACTTTATGGGGAGATGTGCCATTGTATACCGATTATCAAACTACACTTAATAACAATTATCTATCCCGTAGTTCCTCGGACGATGTATGGAAACAGGTAGAGAAGGATCTGACAGAAGCGCAGGCTACCGCGGAGTTACCAACTGTATATGCCGCAGGTGAACTGGGAAGAGCGACCAAAGGAGCTGTAACGGCATTGCTTGGCAAGGTATATCTCTACCAGGGAAAATGGGCGGCAGCACAGGCCGAGTTCGAGAAACTGATGGGCGCACCGTACCAGTATAAACTGGATCCTTCTTTTGACAATGTGTTTAGTACCACTAATCAGAACAGTCCGGAAAATATTTTTCAGGTTATGAACCAGCAGTGGACAGACTGGGCGATCGGTTCGCCTTACTACATGTTTGGGAATGGCGCTGAGCAGGTAGGCAGACAGACACATAGCGGACGCGCAATGGAGTATGGCTGGAATGACTGGAAGAATGTATATATCAGCAACGCAGCTGTGAAAGCATTTACTTATCCGGACCCGGCAACTGGCCTTCCGTATACGGATCCGCGTGCGAAGTCTACTTTTTATGGTACTGCTGCTTCCGGTGGAGAGACAGTTTACTGTCAGCAATGTGCTACGGGCGAGAAAGCATATCCGTTTGATGCATCGGACCCACAGGGCGACTATCGGTGGAAAAAATATGAATATTATCATCTCATGGAGAAATATGGCGATCCGAAAAGTCCGATCAACGGACAGGTTATTCGTCTGGCGGACGTCATGCTGATGCTGGCCGAAGCGTATATCCAGCAAGGGAATACGGGGAGCGCTCCGTTAGCACTGATCGATAGTGTACGCGCCCGGTCACATGCGTTTTTATATAACACGTTGGGAGATAAAACGAATGCGATGAAGATACTGATGCGTGAACGTCAGCTGGAACTGTGCGGCGAGCAGCTCCGGTATTTTGATCTTCTGCGCTGGGGCATTATCAAACAAACGATTAACATGGAAAAGGCAGCAGAACCGGGTACCGGTACACAGCCATTCCAGGATAAACATTTGTTGTTTCCTATTCCTGACGTAGAAAAGAACTATAATCCTAATGTAGCCAGAGAAATTAAGAATGGCTGGAACTGA
- a CDS encoding SusC/RagA family TonB-linked outer membrane protein, with amino-acid sequence MKMFYHPTWRLLLMLYMLLSCASLTSQAQSRMQVTGTVRTDMGELLPNASVVALNEKTKYSAGVMTDSNGVFRFSGLPPEGRYSLNVSYVGFETQQLRNVQLRSGGTLTFSVRLVRTVAALSDVVVIGYGTAKKKDVVGAFNVVTVKEAGAVNATNPSQLLIGKAAGVQVLQSSGGAGADAQIIIRGTGSFTDINPLYVVDGIQGTKNLFNTLNPQDIESITILKDASSTAIYGSAAANGVVIITTRKGKNGPPRVSFTSQWGIAKAWKQLHLLNAAQYVDALKDLAVTKNAVLPAKFNTEAVLQDSTDWQDAIFRDALVSENDLNISGGGEKVNYSLSATYINQQAILTNATNKRFQARVGLEETLGRFKFTQNLIFRQYAGNGNYANIVNAIQYAPYKPVLDPSVQGGYSILSNIDDYSNAINPLQDIAMKRQTSKSLAFFPQLSGEVRLINGLKFRSQFAAEVNSSRSNSYQQQYQSSNFLNQARQSMLTFSENSYYMLENYLSYDKLLGRHQLFLIAGQSYIDPGITNSSSIRGTGQPNDNIPNVVVASSQSVTSTYSNYARPSVISYYSRLNYTFDDKYILTASYRRDGASNFGPDNRYGNFVAGGLSWRFSEEKSVKRLIPVLSDGKISVSWGQTGNNNIPNFLNTARTYQGTPGGALVYSFGSTETFVSGTTLTTLSNPALKWEQTNQTDIGIDLAFLNNRLTIEADWYDRKSTGLLVTILLPASIGVSPTGNQPKKTVNAADARNRGFELTIGYADKISNDLSFNVSVNGSLNSNKVLSLGDQFSAPIQAGAFTPVPATTYTTAGAAIGSFYGYRLDHVARDAAEVAALNNGAAGKTGNPNAKYQEGLLPGDFIYKDLDGDGVLTAKDQEVLGNAIPKYIYGINAGITYKHFDLNLVLSGISGLKLLNGLKLTTDMMATGHNASTNILDRWRQQGDVATLPRLGQNATGNGNLRPSDWWLEDGSYLRLRNLTIGYSVPQNALNTITKGTLKSCRIYAAAQNLITLTKYTGYDPEVAGDYLFARGIDQGQVPQPRTFLAGIQLGF; translated from the coding sequence ATGAAGATGTTCTACCACCCGACATGGCGTCTGCTGCTGATGCTATACATGCTGCTATCATGCGCTTCACTGACCTCGCAGGCACAGAGCCGCATGCAGGTTACCGGTACCGTACGTACCGACATGGGCGAACTGCTACCCAATGCCTCCGTCGTAGCCCTGAATGAAAAGACAAAGTATTCCGCCGGTGTAATGACGGACAGTAATGGTGTATTTCGTTTCTCCGGGTTACCACCTGAAGGCAGATATTCACTGAATGTATCTTATGTAGGTTTCGAGACACAGCAACTCAGGAATGTTCAGCTGAGGTCCGGGGGAACATTAACGTTCTCGGTGCGCCTGGTCAGAACAGTCGCCGCTTTAAGTGACGTTGTGGTAATTGGGTATGGTACTGCTAAAAAAAAGGATGTAGTGGGTGCTTTTAACGTAGTGACAGTGAAAGAAGCTGGAGCGGTAAATGCAACGAATCCTTCGCAATTGCTTATTGGCAAGGCTGCCGGCGTACAGGTGCTCCAAAGCAGTGGCGGCGCCGGCGCAGATGCGCAGATCATTATCCGGGGGACCGGTAGTTTTACAGACATCAATCCCCTGTATGTAGTCGACGGCATACAGGGCACAAAAAACCTTTTTAATACACTCAATCCGCAGGACATAGAAAGTATCACTATACTGAAGGACGCATCATCTACGGCCATCTATGGCTCTGCAGCTGCCAATGGTGTCGTGATCATCACTACCAGGAAGGGGAAGAACGGGCCCCCGCGTGTCAGCTTTACGTCACAATGGGGCATCGCTAAAGCCTGGAAACAGCTACACCTGCTTAATGCGGCGCAGTATGTAGATGCGTTGAAGGACCTGGCTGTCACGAAAAATGCAGTACTGCCTGCGAAGTTCAACACAGAAGCGGTATTACAGGACAGTACGGACTGGCAGGATGCTATTTTTCGTGATGCGTTAGTATCGGAAAATGATCTGAACATCAGCGGCGGGGGAGAGAAGGTGAACTATTCTCTTTCTGCCACCTATATTAATCAGCAGGCGATCTTAACCAACGCGACGAATAAAAGATTTCAGGCACGTGTGGGTCTGGAAGAAACGCTTGGACGCTTTAAGTTTACCCAGAACCTTATATTCAGACAATACGCCGGTAATGGTAACTACGCTAATATTGTCAATGCGATTCAATATGCGCCTTATAAGCCGGTTTTAGACCCATCAGTACAGGGTGGATATTCTATTCTTTCTAACATCGATGATTATAGTAACGCGATCAATCCTTTACAGGACATTGCTATGAAGCGCCAGACGAGTAAGTCGCTTGCTTTTTTTCCGCAGCTATCCGGTGAAGTGCGTCTTATCAACGGACTTAAGTTCCGTTCGCAGTTTGCCGCCGAGGTGAACTCGAGCAGGAGTAACAGTTATCAGCAGCAGTATCAGTCATCCAATTTTCTGAATCAGGCGCGCCAGTCTATGCTTACTTTTTCGGAGAATTCTTACTACATGCTGGAAAACTACTTGTCATACGACAAGCTGCTTGGCAGGCATCAGCTCTTTTTGATAGCCGGACAGAGCTATATTGACCCGGGCATAACTAACTCTTCTTCTATCAGAGGTACGGGGCAGCCAAATGATAATATCCCCAACGTTGTAGTGGCATCATCGCAATCTGTCACCAGTACTTACTCGAATTACGCCCGTCCCTCCGTGATCTCCTATTACAGCCGGCTTAACTATACTTTTGATGACAAATATATACTTACAGCGAGCTACCGCAGAGATGGCGCTTCTAATTTCGGGCCGGATAACAGGTATGGGAATTTTGTGGCGGGCGGTCTGTCCTGGCGTTTTTCAGAAGAGAAATCGGTAAAGCGGCTTATACCGGTTCTGTCAGATGGAAAGATAAGTGTGAGCTGGGGCCAGACAGGTAATAACAATATTCCTAATTTTCTTAACACAGCGCGTACTTATCAGGGTACCCCTGGTGGAGCGCTGGTATACTCCTTCGGCAGTACGGAAACATTCGTGTCGGGTACGACGTTGACCACGTTAAGTAATCCGGCTTTAAAATGGGAGCAAACCAACCAGACAGATATTGGTATTGACCTGGCGTTTCTGAACAACCGCCTTACCATTGAAGCTGATTGGTATGACCGGAAAAGCACCGGGTTACTGGTGACGATCTTACTGCCAGCTAGTATCGGAGTGAGTCCTACCGGTAATCAGCCGAAGAAAACAGTGAATGCTGCTGATGCCAGGAACAGAGGATTCGAACTCACCATCGGTTACGCGGATAAGATCAGCAATGACCTTTCTTTTAATGTGAGTGTAAACGGGTCACTTAACAGTAACAAAGTATTGTCATTAGGTGATCAGTTCTCAGCGCCCATACAGGCAGGTGCCTTTACTCCTGTACCCGCCACCACCTACACCACAGCAGGCGCAGCTATCGGCTCTTTCTATGGTTACCGTCTGGATCATGTTGCCAGAGATGCTGCCGAGGTAGCAGCGTTGAACAACGGTGCTGCGGGTAAAACCGGTAACCCGAATGCAAAATATCAGGAAGGGCTTTTACCAGGAGATTTTATTTATAAAGATCTGGATGGCGATGGCGTTTTGACTGCCAAAGACCAGGAAGTATTAGGCAATGCTATTCCAAAATATATTTATGGTATCAACGCTGGTATTACCTACAAGCATTTCGATCTCAACCTGGTATTATCCGGTATCAGCGGACTGAAACTCCTGAATGGCCTGAAGCTGACAACCGATATGATGGCCACAGGTCATAATGCTTCCACCAATATCCTTGACAGGTGGCGTCAGCAGGGAGATGTAGCTACTTTACCAAGATTAGGTCAGAATGCCACCGGTAATGGCAACCTCCGGCCTTCCGACTGGTGGCTGGAAGATGGGAGCTACCTGCGTTTACGCAATCTTACCATCGGTTATAGTGTTCCCCAGAATGCGTTAAACACCATCACAAAAGGCACACTAAAATCATGTCGTATTTACGCGGCAGCGCAAAATTTAATCACACTGACGAAGTACACCGGCTATGATCCGGAAGTAGCAGGTGATTATTTGTTCGCACGCGGTATTGATCAGGGACAGGTGCCACAACCAAGAACGTTTCTGGCAGGCATACAATTAGGGTTTTAA
- a CDS encoding FecR family protein, with protein sequence MINDDLLIRFFNNQCTQEEARDVAIYLQAHPEVLAKYLPEEEFLTLKEGDDFPEGVSHEWLKNIHQQTRVNSRTKWVKRLAIAAVMSGMLIGGVLILVDRDVRKAKTVADRSPAAFPAEAQEFQANRSDKAMVIVLSDGSVAELQPASTMVYSKQFSENRQIQLTGEASFNVKADKLHPFVVYSSEIATTALGTFFHVKAITGEDMITVRLNTGKVLVQGGPPEKKIMRDVVLTPGKELRYYRKTGKVVVANFNTTKTDILVKAGRNGDSHVKPDWYKFDNQPMTQVLDQLSNYYGVSIYYYPSDVTEIYFDGKFEKTDSLAKILTDLTLPNNLMLIRNDSGFIIKKK encoded by the coding sequence ATGATCAACGATGACTTACTGATACGCTTTTTCAATAATCAATGTACACAGGAAGAAGCCAGGGATGTAGCCATATATCTGCAGGCGCATCCGGAGGTGCTGGCGAAGTATTTGCCGGAGGAGGAATTTTTGACATTAAAGGAGGGTGACGATTTTCCGGAAGGTGTGTCCCACGAATGGCTGAAGAATATTCACCAGCAGACTAGGGTCAATAGCCGCACCAAATGGGTGAAACGACTGGCAATAGCCGCTGTAATGTCTGGTATGCTGATAGGAGGTGTATTGATACTGGTGGACCGGGACGTCAGAAAAGCAAAAACTGTGGCTGACCGGAGTCCGGCAGCTTTTCCGGCTGAAGCGCAGGAGTTCCAGGCAAACAGGAGCGATAAGGCAATGGTCATTGTATTATCCGATGGATCAGTTGCTGAGCTACAGCCGGCGTCTACCATGGTCTATAGTAAACAGTTTAGTGAAAACAGGCAGATACAGCTGACCGGAGAAGCATCGTTTAATGTGAAAGCAGATAAACTACATCCCTTCGTGGTATATAGCAGTGAAATAGCGACAACGGCCCTGGGCACGTTTTTTCATGTGAAGGCTATCACAGGGGAAGATATGATCACCGTGCGACTGAATACGGGCAAAGTATTGGTACAGGGCGGCCCTCCCGAAAAGAAGATCATGCGTGATGTAGTGCTGACACCCGGAAAAGAACTCCGTTATTACCGTAAAACAGGGAAAGTGGTCGTAGCCAACTTTAACACAACCAAAACGGATATATTAGTAAAAGCAGGGCGTAATGGCGACAGCCATGTAAAGCCCGACTGGTATAAGTTTGACAATCAGCCAATGACGCAGGTGCTCGATCAGCTGAGTAATTATTATGGGGTTTCTATCTATTATTATCCATCAGATGTAACTGAAATTTACTTTGATGGTAAGTTTGAAAAGACAGACTCACTGGCGAAGATCCTGACGGACCTGACATTACCCAATAACCTGATGCTCATCCGAAACGACAGCGGATTCATTATTAAGAAGAAATAA
- a CDS encoding sigma-70 family RNA polymerase sigma factor, producing MNTIAALKQGNLLVFNEVYYSWHKRIYYFILRKTKSPFIAEEVVQLTFIKFWNYRDSLADNIGVELQLFRIARTTLIDLLRKETVYQEKVVHVIANYTLPLDDLWGRLAEKELQHKLAHVLEEMPPMRRKVFEMSRFKGMSHQQIAHELSLSSRTVESHIFQAIRQIKHYLGLLLLLLVWLFPF from the coding sequence GTGAATACTATTGCTGCTTTGAAACAAGGTAACCTATTGGTATTTAATGAAGTGTACTATTCCTGGCATAAAAGGATCTACTATTTTATTCTCCGTAAAACAAAGTCTCCCTTCATAGCAGAAGAGGTGGTACAGCTTACGTTTATCAAATTTTGGAATTACCGGGATAGTCTGGCTGACAATATAGGTGTAGAGTTGCAGCTGTTCAGGATAGCCCGTACTACCCTGATAGACCTTCTTCGTAAGGAAACGGTCTACCAGGAAAAGGTGGTACATGTAATAGCCAATTATACGCTTCCTCTGGATGATCTCTGGGGCAGACTGGCTGAAAAAGAATTGCAGCATAAACTGGCCCATGTGTTGGAGGAAATGCCTCCCATGCGTCGTAAGGTATTTGAAATGAGTCGTTTTAAAGGCATGAGCCATCAGCAGATCGCCCATGAACTGTCACTTTCATCCAGAACCGTAGAATCACATATCTTCCAGGCGATCAGGCAGATAAAACACTATCTCGGCCTTCTGTTATTGCTCCTGGTCTGGCTTTTTCCTTTTTAG
- a CDS encoding MBL fold metallo-hydrolase, whose protein sequence is MRHPLFGEKPSGKRLELIKQSPHYKDGQFQNIHHTPSLSEGYSMGGVLYDFLFKKRVRLRPVDSLPSVKTDLLSLRPGQDMLVWFGHSSYFIQASGKRFLADPVFSGSASPLPGGTKAFKGADIYTVDDFPKIDYLFISHDHYDHLDYKTIVALRTKVGKVICGLGVGAHLERWGYASDQIIETDWWQDIDLGDGFIAHTAPTRHFSGRSFSRNNTLWQSYVLQTPDMKIYIGGDSGYDTHFAEIGNKFGPIDFAILENGQYDVAWKYIHMQPEEVLQAAKDLKAKRLLPVHSSKFTLGNHPWDEPLRRLKKIADMPLATPMIGQLVDLRDDQQTFESWWTTVN, encoded by the coding sequence ATGAGACATCCACTATTCGGGGAGAAGCCTTCCGGAAAGAGATTAGAACTAATCAAGCAATCGCCGCATTATAAAGATGGCCAGTTCCAAAACATTCACCACACACCTTCCCTGTCTGAAGGCTATAGTATGGGAGGCGTATTGTATGACTTCCTGTTTAAAAAACGGGTACGCCTGCGCCCCGTAGATTCGTTACCGTCCGTAAAAACAGATCTGCTGTCCCTCAGACCCGGTCAGGATATGTTAGTCTGGTTTGGTCACTCCTCCTATTTTATCCAGGCCAGCGGAAAACGTTTCCTGGCTGATCCGGTATTTTCTGGCAGCGCTTCACCGCTACCGGGTGGGACGAAGGCATTCAAAGGAGCTGATATTTACACGGTGGATGATTTCCCGAAAATAGACTACCTGTTCATATCTCACGACCATTACGACCACCTGGACTATAAGACCATAGTCGCATTAAGGACCAAGGTAGGCAAAGTGATCTGCGGACTGGGCGTTGGTGCACATCTGGAAAGATGGGGCTATGCGTCTGACCAGATCATAGAAACAGACTGGTGGCAGGACATAGACCTGGGAGATGGCTTTATTGCCCATACAGCACCCACCCGTCATTTTTCCGGGAGAAGTTTTTCCAGGAATAATACATTATGGCAGTCCTACGTACTGCAAACGCCGGACATGAAGATCTATATAGGCGGTGATAGCGGATATGATACGCACTTTGCAGAGATAGGAAATAAATTCGGTCCGATAGATTTTGCCATCCTTGAAAATGGCCAGTATGACGTTGCCTGGAAGTATATCCATATGCAACCGGAAGAAGTACTGCAGGCCGCCAAAGACCTGAAAGCAAAAAGACTGCTTCCCGTACATTCCTCCAAGTTTACATTAGGTAATCACCCCTGGGACGAACCTCTTAGGAGATTAAAAAAAATAGCAGACATGCCGCTGGCTACTCCCATGATAGGTCAGCTGGTGGACCTTCGCGACGATCAGCAGACATTTGAGTCGTGGTGGACAACCGTGAACTGA
- a CDS encoding Gfo/Idh/MocA family protein: MDANKKIKVGIIGVTPERGWAGMSHVPALKALPGYEITALSTRNKENIPALKSIVDVPHVYQSVQELVSSPDVDLAVVSVRVPLHAGIIKDAFAAGKNVLSEWPLGKTLQEAEDLSQMAKEKALQGYIMLQSRAVPAIRYVKDYISQGHIGEVLSTSMIGSGIIYGEYILKANDYTADPENGTGMINVTFGNAVDALAYVLGEFTELSATTAIRRKTAKMVETGEEVPVGTADQVAVTGTLQGGAVASIHFRGGMFSGTNFFWEINGTKGDIQISAPGGSLAVFDVTVKASTGKDGAMEPLAIPDEYNLVSGGSLPNIPLNVGQIYQLIQQGTAPTFSDAVIRHRMIAAIQLAAATGTRQRYSLDK; this comes from the coding sequence ATGGACGCAAATAAGAAGATAAAAGTCGGAATAATAGGCGTTACGCCGGAGCGCGGATGGGCAGGAATGTCACATGTACCCGCACTGAAAGCTTTACCAGGATATGAAATTACGGCGCTTTCAACGCGTAACAAAGAAAATATACCAGCGCTAAAGAGCATCGTAGATGTACCTCATGTTTACCAAAGTGTGCAGGAACTTGTATCCAGCCCAGACGTAGATCTGGCAGTAGTATCCGTGAGAGTGCCATTGCATGCAGGAATTATTAAAGACGCCTTCGCTGCAGGGAAAAATGTATTAAGTGAATGGCCCCTGGGAAAAACATTACAGGAAGCCGAAGACCTTTCACAAATGGCAAAAGAAAAGGCACTGCAGGGATATATTATGTTACAATCAAGGGCAGTACCTGCCATTCGGTATGTAAAGGATTACATCAGCCAGGGGCATATAGGAGAAGTACTTTCTACCAGTATGATAGGTTCAGGTATCATATATGGAGAGTACATTCTTAAAGCTAATGATTATACCGCGGATCCGGAAAATGGCACAGGGATGATAAATGTAACTTTCGGTAATGCAGTTGATGCCCTCGCATATGTGCTGGGCGAATTCACCGAGCTGTCTGCCACCACTGCTATCCGGCGGAAAACCGCAAAAATGGTAGAAACAGGTGAAGAAGTACCTGTTGGTACGGCGGACCAGGTGGCGGTCACAGGCACATTACAGGGCGGAGCGGTTGCGAGTATACATTTCAGAGGCGGTATGTTTTCCGGGACTAACTTTTTCTGGGAAATAAACGGCACAAAAGGAGATATACAAATCTCTGCCCCGGGCGGCAGCCTTGCTGTCTTCGACGTTACCGTTAAAGCCAGCACAGGTAAAGATGGCGCCATGGAGCCCCTTGCGATTCCGGACGAATATAACCTGGTTTCAGGTGGTTCTCTACCTAACATTCCGCTTAATGTTGGCCAGATCTATCAACTAATACAGCAGGGAACAGCTCCGACATTCAGTGATGCGGTGATCCGCCATAGGATGATCGCTGCTATCCAGCTAGCTGCTGCAACGGGAACAAGGCAGCGCTACAGTCTGGACAAATAA
- a CDS encoding tautomerase family protein, with the protein MPFVNVKLVEGVFSSEEKHALAAALTDVMVKFEGSEAFRETVWVLIEELHPDGWHIGGRGWAGPQSLEETLTRQKNIIESVTSHPKTRQEWAAAAPVKE; encoded by the coding sequence ATGCCGTTTGTAAATGTAAAATTAGTAGAAGGTGTTTTTTCCAGCGAAGAAAAACACGCCCTGGCTGCAGCCTTGACAGATGTGATGGTGAAATTTGAAGGTTCGGAGGCTTTCAGGGAAACGGTCTGGGTACTGATCGAAGAACTTCATCCTGATGGCTGGCATATTGGAGGCCGGGGCTGGGCAGGGCCGCAATCATTGGAAGAAACACTTACCCGACAGAAGAACATCATCGAAAGTGTGACCAGCCATCCAAAAACACGCCAGGAATGGGCAGCAGCAGCACCAGTAAAAGAATAA
- a CDS encoding alpha/beta hydrolase has product MALTISASQTFSQVKDYATDPNLSVATKNFLKLINTGGPGLETMSPTDARMVLVNAQSVKVDLSGIDESEKTITAGGYTIKLNIVRPAGVKTKLPVFMFIHGGGWVLGDYPTHKRMVRDLVVLSGASGVFINYTRTPDAAFPQAINEIYAATEWVAAHGDEINVDGKRLAVVGNSVGGNMTAVTTLMAKDKKGPEIKLQIMMWPIVDANFETASYQMFGKDRFLTTPLMKWMYDMYIPDPEKRKDIYASPLQATIEQLRGLPPALIQVAENDVLRDEGEAYGRKLDEAGVPVTTVRYNGTIHDFGLLNGLADTPQTRALFVQAAAELRKYLK; this is encoded by the coding sequence ATGGCGCTTACTATTTCTGCCTCACAAACTTTCAGCCAGGTGAAAGATTACGCTACAGATCCTAATTTGTCTGTCGCTACAAAAAACTTCCTGAAATTAATAAATACCGGGGGACCCGGATTGGAGACAATGTCGCCAACAGATGCAAGAATGGTGCTGGTGAACGCACAATCTGTTAAAGTTGATTTGTCCGGCATTGACGAGTCAGAAAAAACTATAACCGCCGGCGGTTATACAATAAAGCTGAACATTGTACGCCCTGCCGGAGTAAAAACAAAATTACCAGTATTCATGTTTATTCACGGCGGAGGCTGGGTATTGGGTGACTATCCTACGCATAAGCGTATGGTACGTGACCTGGTAGTCCTTTCGGGTGCGTCCGGGGTATTCATCAATTATACGAGAACACCAGATGCCGCGTTCCCGCAGGCCATTAACGAGATCTATGCTGCAACGGAATGGGTGGCTGCTCACGGAGATGAGATCAACGTAGACGGCAAACGGCTTGCTGTTGTAGGAAATAGCGTAGGCGGCAACATGACGGCTGTAACGACCCTTATGGCCAAAGATAAAAAAGGCCCTGAAATAAAATTACAGATCATGATGTGGCCGATTGTGGATGCTAACTTTGAAACGGCATCTTATCAAATGTTTGGAAAGGACAGGTTCCTAACCACACCTTTAATGAAATGGATGTATGACATGTACATACCCGATCCTGAAAAACGGAAAGATATCTATGCATCACCGTTACAGGCAACTATTGAACAGCTGCGGGGATTACCTCCAGCACTCATTCAGGTTGCTGAAAACGACGTGCTGCGCGACGAAGGAGAAGCCTATGGGCGAAAACTGGATGAAGCAGGTGTACCGGTAACCACTGTACGGTATAACGGCACGATCCATGATTTTGGCCTGCTCAATGGCCTGGCAGATACCCCTCAGACCCGCGCACTATTCGTCCAGGCGGCAGCTGAATTAAGAAAATATCTGAAGTAA